The Halofilum ochraceum DNA window CAGCCGGTCAGCTCGCTCGCGAGGCGGACATTCTGGCCATTGCGGCCGATCGCCAGGGAGAGCTTCTCCGACTCGATCACCAGATCCATCGTGTTCTTGTCTTCGTCGACCACGATCGAAGTCACATCGGCCGGGGACATCGCATTGATCACGAACTGCGCCGGATTCTCGTCCCAGAGGATGATATCCACCCGCTCGCCGGCCAGCTCGTTGGAGACCGTCTGCACGCGCGAACCGCGCATACCCACGCAGGCGCCGACGGGATCAAGCCGGGCATCCTTGGACAACACGGCGATCTTGGCCCGCAGTCCGGGATCACGCGCGGCTCCCTTGATCTCGATCAGGCCCTGCCCGACTTCCGGCACTTCGAGCTTGAACAGCTCGATCAGCAGTTCCGGCGCGGTGCGGCTGACGAAGAGCTGCGGCCCACGCGGCTCGTTGCGTACGTCCTTGAGGAAACCGCGGACGCGGTCGCCCGGCCGCACGGCCTCACGCGGGATCATCTCCTCACGCGGCACGAACGCCTCGGCATTGTTGCCGAGGTCCAGATACATCCCCGAGCGCTCGACCCGTTTGACGATACCCATCAGGAGCTCGCCCACGCGCTCGCGATAGGCCTCGGCGACGCGCTCACGCTCGGCCTCGCGCACCTTCTGCACGATCACCTGCTTGGCGGTCTGCGCGGCGATGCGCCCGAACTCGACCGGTTCCATCGGCTCTTCGACGAATTCCCCGACCTCTTTCTCCGGTTCGTCGGCACGGGCCGCAGAGAGCGAGATCTGGCGAGTCGGCGCGTCCTGCTCATAGTCGTCCTCGACGACCTCCCAGAGCCGGAACGCCTCGTAATCGCCCGTCTCCCGGTCGATCGCCACCCGCGCGTCGATATCGCCCCCGTGTTTCTTACGGGTGGCGGATGCCAGCGCCGATTCGAGCGCCTCGAAGATTACTTCCTTGTCGACCGCCTTCTCGTTGGAAACGGTGTCGACCACCAGCAGGATGTCTTTGTTCATACCCTTGCCACTCAAACAGCGAATTGCGAAATGGGCGCGTCAGAGTTCAACGACCAGGTGCGCCTCTTCGACGGCGTCCAGCGGTAACCGCCACGTTTCGTCATCGACCTCGATCAGGAGCGACACCCCCTCGACGCCACCGAGCACGCCCTTGAAGCGCTTGCGACCCTCGGGGATGGCGCCGGCGGCGATCCGAACGAACGCCTGCTGCCCCGAGAAACGTTCGAAATCGGCCGCCTCGAACAGCGGCCGATTGATCCCCGGCGAGGACACCTCCAGCGTGTAGGCATCCCGGATCGGCTCATCCACGTCGAGCGCGGCCGAGACCCGTTCGCTGACCGCCGCGCAGTCGTCGACATCGATCCCGTCCGCGGCATCGATGTACACGCGCAGGAGGCCGTTACCGGAGCCGCCGCCGTATTCCACGCCGACGAGTTCGTAGCCCATGCCACGTACGACCGGCTCGACACAGCCGAGAATCGCGCTGGAGGCACGCCGCATTACGACACCCCGTTCAAGACACGCCGAAAATTTTTCCGCCGGGAATAAAAAGGCCCCTGAAAAGGGGCCTCTTGAGAATCCCGAAATCTTGGTAGCGGGGGCAGGATTCGAACCTGCGACCTTCGGGTTATGAGCCCGACGAGCTGCCAGACTGCTCCACCCCGCAACCGCAAGAGCGGATTCTAGTTATCGAACGGGGACAACGCAACCCCTTTCCGCAAACACGCCCGGCGAAATCGGGTCACGCCCCTTGCCGACGGCTTACCAGGAGACCGCGGCGAGGCACCACGACATGAGTGCCGCCGGGTACAGGCCGAGGGCCAGCATGGACAGGCCATTGACGGACAGCGCCGCGCGCAATCCGGTCCCCTCCTGGAAGCCCCCGGTCTCCTCCGGCTCGTCGAAATACATCAGCTTGACGACCCGCAGGTAGTAGAACGCCCCGACGACCGAGAAGACGACGGCTACGATCGCCAACCAGATCTCGTCGACCTGGACGACCGCCCGGAGCACCGACAGCTTCGCGTAGAAGCCGGCAAACGGCGGCACCCCCGCCATCGAGAACATAATGAAAAGCATCATCAGGGCGAACCACGGGCTGCGCGCATTGAGCCCCCGGAAATCATCGAGCTGCTCGGCCTCGAGGCCCCGGCGGCTCAGGAGGATGATCATGCCAAACGCCCCGGCGGTCACCAGCGCATAGAAGATCACGTAGAACATCGCCGCCGAATAACCCTGGGCCGTACCGGCGAGGAGGCCCAGCAGAATGAAGCCGACATGGGAGATCGTGGAGTACGCCAGCATGCGCTTGAGGTTCGTCTGGGCGATGGCCACGACATTACCCAGCACCAGCGAGAGCACGGCGAGGACGGCCAGCATGACCTGCCAGTCGGCCTGCAGCACACCCAGGCCCTCCGCCAGCATGCGCATGAACAGCGCGAACGCCGCCACTTTCGGCGCGGAGGCGATATACAGTGCCACGGCCGTCGGCGCGCCCTCGTACACGTCCGGAACCCACGCGTGAAACGGCACGGCCCCGAGCTTGAACGACAGACCGACGATGATGAAGATCAACCCGAGCAGCGCCCCGATCTGGTCGACGCCATGACGGATCAGGTAGTTGTGGATCTCGATGACCTCGAGCGAACCGGTGAGCCCGTAGATCAGCGACATCCCGTACAGCAGCATCCCCGAGGCGAACGCACCGAGCACGAAATACTTCATCGCCGCCTCGCTCGCCCGCGGCGAGTCCCGGTTGAATGCAACCAGGGCGTATTGGCAAAGCGACAGCAGCTCCAGCCCGAGATAGATCGTCAGCATGCTGTAGCCGGAGATCATGATCAGCATGCCGAGCAGACCGAACAGCCCGAGCGCGAAATACTCGCCGTTATACAGCCCCCGCGCAGCGAGATACGGCCGCGAATAGACGAACACGAAGAACGTGAGCACGATCACGGTCAGTTTCAGCAGGAGGCTCATCGGATCGGCGATATACGACCCGCCGAAGAGGATACGCACCCCATCCGGCTGACCCACCACCGTGGCGACGAGCGTCGCCACCAATGCCGCGAGCGCGAACACGAATGTCGTGTCCCGGCGTTCGGGGGGAACGAAGAGATCGACGACGAGCACGACACACGCGCCGATGGCCAGCGTGATCTCGGGTAGCAGCGGCAGAAACTGACTTGTCATCGCGATGCCGTTCCCGTTCAGAGTTTGGATTGCGCGACCTGCGCAATAAGCTTGTCTACGGCCGGGTGCATGACCTCGACCAGCGGTGCCGGCCACAGGCCCAGCGCCAGGACCGTCACGGCCAGCAGCGCGAGCACAGCGAACTCTCGCGGGCCGATATCCCGGAGCGCGCCGACATTCTCGTTAGCGACCGGCCCGAACACCACCCGCTTGACCATCCACAGCGTGTAAGCCGCACCGAGAATCAGGGTCAGTGCCGCCAGTGCGGCCAGCCAGAAGTTCGCATGGAACGTGGCGAGGATCACCATGAACTCCCCGACGAACCCTGAAGTCCCCGGCAGTCCGGCGTTGCTGAGGGCGAACAGGACCAGGAAGGACGCGAACACCGGCATGGCATTCACGACGCCGCCATAGTCCGCGATCATCCGCGTGTGCATGCGGTCATAAAGCACGCCGACACAGAGGAAGAGCGCGGCCGATATCAGACCGTGCGAGACCATCTGCACGATCGCGCCTTCGACGCCCAGGCGCGCCCCGGCCGCTTCCGGCGAGTCGGCCACCAGCAGGAATACGATGAAGGTGCCCAGCGTGACGAAGCCCATGTGCGAGATCGAGGAATACGCGATCAGCTTCTTCAGATCCTTCTGCGCCAGCGCCACGAAACCGATGTAGACCACCGCGATCAGCGACAGGGCGATCATCACCCCGGCGAGCTCGTGCCCCGCATCCGGGGCGATCGGGAGGCTCAGGCGGAGGAACCCGTACCCCCCCATCTTCAGCATGATGGCGGCCAGGATCACGGACCCCCCGGTCGGCGCCTCGACGTGCGCATCGGGCAGCCAGGTATGCACGGGCCACATCGGAATCTTGACCGCGAACGCCAGGAACAGCGCCACGAAGATCCAGATCTGTTCCGGCATCGACAGCCGCAGCAGATGCAGCTCCTGCAGATCGAACGTGCCCGACTGGTAGTAGAGGTAGACCAGCGCCACCAGCATCAACACCGAGCCGAGGAACGTGTACAGGAAGAACTTCAGGGTCGCGTACACGCGATTCGGCCCGCCCCATGCCCCGATGATCAGGAACATCGGGATCAACTGGGCCTCGAAGAAGACGTAGAACAGGACCGCGTCCAGTGCCGCGAACACCCCGATCATCACGCCCTCGAGGATCAGGAACGAGGCCATATACTGCGACACGCGCTTCTCGATCGAGCCCCAGCCCGCGATCACGACCAGTACCGTGACGAAACTCGTCAACAGGATCAGTGGCAGCGAGATCCCGTCGATGCCCAGGTGATAATTGATATTGAAACTCGGCAACCACGGCAGGAACTCACGGAACTGCATCGCCTGCGTGGTGGTATCGAACCCGGTGTAGAGCGGGATCGTCACACCGAACGTGGCGATCGCGAACAGCAACGCGAGCCGACGCGCACCCTGTTCGCCGGACATGAGTACGATCACGCCCCCGAGGATGGGCAGCCAGATGGAGAGGCTCAGCAGTGGCCAGTCGGCAAACATCACGCGGTTGTCCCGTTCGTCGTATTCTTGTCAGGCATCACGCGCTCAGTACGACCCAGCTGAGCGCGACGAGCACGCCGAGGATCATCGCGAAGGCGTAGTGATACAGATAGCCGCTCTGGAGGTGGCGCATCAGGCCGGAGCACTGCCCGACCACGCGGGCGGCGCCATTGACGATCCAGCCGTCGATGACCCGCTGGTCGCCGACCCGCGACAGGAAACCGCCAAGGCGTCGTCCTCCCTCCGCGAACACGGCCTGGTACAGCTCGTCGAAGCCGTATTTCTTCTCGAGCATACGGTGCACCGGACGCAGCCGCTCGGCCGCCCGGTCGGCCAGCTCGGGTCGCCGGATCCAGACAAACCAGGCGACGACGACGCCGGCGAGCGCCAGATACACGGCCGGCCCCTGGAAACCATGGAGGATGAAGCCCCACCAGCCATGGAAACCCTCCCCGAGTTTCGCCATCACGTCGTGCTGCGGTAGCACGAGGATCGACGAACCGAACCAGCCGCCGAACAGCAGCGGCCCGATCGTCCAGGCGCCGATGATCACCGACGGGATCGCGAGCAGCACCAGCGGCACGGTTACGACGAGCGGCGTCTCATGGAGATGCTCACGCGTGTGCTCATCCATGCGCGGCTCGCCATGGAAGGTCAGGAACAGCATCCGGAACGTATACAGCGCGGTCACGAACACGCCGATCAGGACGCACCAGTACGCGAAACCCGCCCCGGGGGTGGTCGAATAATGCACCCCCTCGATGATCGCGTCCTTGGAGAAGAATCCCGAAAACCCCGGGAACCCGATCAGGGCGAGCGACCCGATCACCGCGGTGATGTAGGTCACCGGCATGTAGCGCCGCAGCCCGCCCATCCGGCGCATGTCCTGCTCGTGATGCATGGCGATGATCACCGAGCCGGCACCGAGGAACAGCAGCGCCTTGAAGAAGGCGTGGGTCATCAGGTGGAAAATCGCCGCCGAGTAGGCCGACGCACCCAGCGCCACGGTCATGTAGCCGAGCTGGGAAAGCGTCGAATACGCGACCACCCGCTTGATATCGTGCTGCACGATTCCGACCAGGCCCATCGCCAGCGCGGTGATCGCACCGATCACGAGCACGAAAGACAGCGCGGTCTCCGACATCTCGAACAGTGGCGACATCCGCGCCAGCATGAAGATGCCCGCCGTCACCATGGTAGCGGCATGGATCAGCGCGGAGATCGGCGTCGGACCCTCCATCGAGTCCGGCAGCCAGACGTGCAGCGGGACCTGAGCCGATTTGCCCATCGCGCCGACGAACAGCAGCAGACAGGCCACGGTGGCCACCGACCACGGGGCACCATCGAAGAGTTCGATCCGGGCGTTGGCGAGATCCCCCGCCTGCGCGAATACGGCCGCGTAATCCAGTGTCCCCGTCCAGGCGAGGATCGCGCCGATCCCGAGGATGAACCCGAAGTCACCGACGCGATTGACGAGGAACGCCTTGAGGTTCGCGAAAATCGCGGATTCCCGCGTATACCAGAACCCGATCAGGAGGTACGAGACCACCCCGACCGCCTCCCAGCCGAAAAACAGCTGCAGGAAGTTGTTCGCCATCACGAGCATCAGCATCGAGAAAGTGAACAGCGAGATATAGCTGAAAAAGCGCTGGTAGCCCGGATCGTCGTGCATGTAGCCGATGGTGTAGATATGCACCATCAGCGAGACGCTCGTGACCGTTGTCATCATGAGCACGGTCAGGCGATCGATGAGAAACCCGATCTCGAAGGTGATCCCGTCGCTCACCATCCAGGTGTAGACCGACTCGTTGTAGACGGCCCCGCCCCCGAACACGATATGCCAGAAGGCGATGACCGACAGAACGAACGAGATGGCCACGGCCCCGATCGTGACCGTATGCGCACCCACCCGACCGATCTGCCGGCCGAAGAGACCGGCGATGATCGCGCCCGCGAGCGGGAACAGCGGGATGGCGAGATAGACGGATTCCATCGCTTCAGCCCTTCATCGTGTCGAGGTCGGCCACGTTGATCGTGCCCCGGTTGCGGAACAGCACCACCAGAATGGCGAGCCCGATCGCCGCCTCCGCGGCGGCGACCGTCAGGATAAAGAACACGAAGATCTGGCCCGAGAGGTCCTCGAGGAAATGCGAGAACGCCACGAAGTTCATGTTGACGGCGAGCAGCATCAACTCGATCGACATCAGCAGGATGATGACGTTTTTCCGGTTGATGAATATCCCGGCCATGCTGATACCGAACAGCACGGCGCCGAGGATCAGATAATGTGAAAGCGGGATCATCTCGCCTGCTCCCTCCCGAGTGGCGCGCATCCGCGCGTCCGGGGATTATTGTGATTATGCGGCGCGACGGGCCCCGGGCGCCCGGAGCCGTCGCGCTCTCGCCATGCCCCGGCCCGATGCGCGGGGACGGCGGCTGTTATGGGCGTTCGCGCCGCTCGCTGTCCATCTGCACCACACGCAGGCGATCGCCCTTGCCGGCCCGGACCTGATTACCCGGCGTCTGGTATTTCGTCGTCTCGGGCCGCTTGCGCATGGTCAGCGTGATCGCGGCGATAATCGCGACCAGCAATATGAATGCCGCGATTTCGAACTGGTAGAGATACTCGGTATACAGCAGGCGCCCGAGCGCTTCGGTGTTGCTGTAATCCGCGGGCGCGGCGGGCGGCGCCGCGTAGCGGTCGCTGCCAAAATAGCGCGGACCGACGATCAGGACGAGTTCCGCCACCATGACGATGCCCACGAGCGCGCCCAGCGGCAGGAACCGCACGAAACCCTCGCGCAGCGGCGCGATATTGACATCAATCATCATGACCACGAACAGGAACAGCACCATCACAGCGCCGACGTAGACAAGCACCAGCACGATGCCGAGGAATTCGGCCTCGAGCAGGAGCCACAGCGCGGCCGCCGTAAAGAACGTCAACACCAGGAAGAGGACCGAGTGCACCGGATTCCGGGCCGTAATCACGCGCAGCGAGGACGCGATCATCACCGCCGAGAAAATCCAGAATGTGAGCTGTTCCACTGGCATGCGGCTTACCTGTAAGGGGCATCGAGAGCGCGGTCGGCCGCGATCATCTCTTCGTATTTGTCACCGATCGCGAGCAGTTCGGGTTTCGTGATGATCTGCTCGCCCCGCTGCTCGAAATGGTATTCGTGGATACTGGTCTCCACGATCGAATCCACCGGGCAGGATTCCTCGCACAGGCCGCAGTAGATGCATTTGAACAGATCGATGTCATAGCGCGTCGTGCGACGCGTCCCGTCATCGCGCTCCTCAGACTCGATCGTGATCGCCAGCGCCGGGCATACCGCCTCGCATAGCTTGCAGGCGATACAGCGCTCCTCGCCGTTCGGATACCGGCGCAGGGCGTGCAGTCCGCGGAACCTGGGCGATTTCGGCGTCTTCTCTTCCGGATAGGCGATCGTCACCTTGCGGGAAAAGAAATTCCGCCCGGTCAGGCGCATGCCCTTGAGCAGCTCCCAAAGCAGGAACGATTTGAAAAAACGCGAGATCGCACTCATCTGCGCGACTCCTCCCGACCGGTCAGGTTGTTGCGGCCGGTCATCATACGGACCACGGGCCGACCTGGAACCAGGCCATGACACCCTCGACAAAAATCCAGATGATCGTGATCGGGATGAACACCTTCCACCCCAAGCGCATCACCTGGTCGTAGCGGTAGCGCGGGAACGTGGCCCGGAACCAGAGATAGAAGAACGCCACCACGGCCGTCTTGACCAGGAACCAGTGCACGCCGTCCGTACCATCCGGGAACGGCGACTGCCAGCCACCCAGGAACATCACCCCGGCGAGCGCCGCGATCAGGATCATGTTCGCATATTCGGCGAGGAAGAAGATCGCGAAAGCCATGCCGGAATATTCAACATGGAAACCCGCCACGATCTCGGACTCGCCCTCGGCGACGTCGAACGGCAGACGGTTCGTTTCGGCTACGCCGGCAATGAAATACACCACGAACAGGGGCAGCAGCGGCAGCCAGAACCAGGAGAACAGCCCACCTTCCTGCGCCTGGGTGATGGCGCCCAGATTGAGGCTCCCGCCCGCCATGAGCACGCCGACCAGGGCGAAGCCCATGGCGATTTCGTACGCGACCATCTGCGCGGCCGATCGCATCGCGCCGAGAAACGCATATTTCGAGTTCGAGGCCCAGCCGGCGATGATCACGCCGTAGACACCGACCCCGGTGAGTGCGAGCACGTACAGGAGCGCCGCATCGATGTCGGCAAGGATCCAGCCCTCGGCGAACGGGACCACCGCCCAGGCCGCCAGCGACGGCCCGATCGAGAGAATCGGCGCGAGCAGGAACAGAAATCGGTTCGCATTGGTCGGGAGGATGACCTCCTTCGACAGCAGCTTGAGTCCATCCGCGATCGGCTGCAACAGACCGTAGTACCCGACCCGATTCGGTCCGCGGCGGCGCTGCATATAGCCGATCACGCGCCTTTCCGCATACGTCAGGTAGGCGACGGAGAGCATCACCGGAATGATGATCAGCAGGATCTTCCCCTGGATCACCAGCGAGACCCGGACGAACTCCGGGAGCGAGGCCCACATTGCGGCAATGGATTCGATCATGGTCGCTTACGCCCGCTCCAGTTCCACGCCACCGAACACCGGACCGAGCGTGCCGGTCGCTTCCATCCCCTGCGGGATCCAGACGCACCCTTCGGGAATCCGGACGTCCACCAGCAGATCGAGCACACCGGCCTGCGCGCCCTGGCGCACGGTCACCCGCTCCGCGTCCGTCAGGCCCAGCCGCGCGGCATCGGCCGGCGCGACCCGGGCGGCCGGTTGGCCCGCATCGGCCGCCTCCTGCAAGGGCCGCGAACGCCGTACGAGCGGATCGACCGAATACATCGGTACGTCGCCGTAGCGTACGAGGCCGTCGATCGACCGAGTCTCCGGCAGGCTTTCCCCCGCCGGGACGGTGTTATCCAGTGTCACCTCGCGGCAGCGTTCCTTGAGTTCACGCCGGATTTCCGCCGCCGCGTGGTATTCGAAGCCGGCGATGCCCAGTTCGTTGCCAAGCACGCGCAGAATCTTCCAGTTCGGTCGCGAGTCGCCCGGCGGCGTCCCCGCCGCGCTGAAGTTCTGCCAGAGGCCCTCCGCGTTGACGAACGTGCCGTCGGTCTCGGCAAACGTGGTGCCGGGCAGGATGATATCCGCGTATTGCAGCATCGCATCGCTGGTGAACGGCGCGATCGCGACGACGGACTCGGCCGCGTCGAGCGCCGCCTTGGCCGCGGCCGCGTCCACGCTGTCGAATTCCGGTTCGACGCCGAGCAACAGGTACCCGGGTTTCGGTGACGACCAGAAGTCGGCCGCCGTGGCACCCGCCGTGTCGACCGCCTGCCCACCCGGACCGCGGTGCGGCACGCAACCGGCGAGCCAGGCGCCGGCGGCATTGCCGTATTCGGGCAGGTAGCCGAAGCGCGCGGTGGCCATCTGCGCGATCGCGGCCGCGAGCCGCCGCAGGGTTGCCAGCTCGGGATGCCCGAGTGCCTGACTGCCGAGGAGGACCGTGCTCGACGCGCCATCGACCAGTGCTTCGGCGACCGCGCGCTGCTCCCCGTCCGGAACGCCCTTGCCCGCCAGCGGTGCCAGGTCCCGTGGCAGTTCGGTGCCCGCGCGCTCGGCGACGGCGGCCGCGATCCCGGCCAGCGACGCCACCATCCGATCGGGGCGTACCGCGATTTCGCGATCGACATCGAAATGCCAGTCGAAGCGACGCGCATTCAGGAAGCTCACGCGTGCACCGTGCCCGATCACCGCCTTGCGCAGGCGATGGGCGGCAAGGGGCTGTTCCTTGCGCACGTTGGAGCCGACCAGCAGCGCCGCGTCCAGTTTTTCCAGCTGCTCGATCGACTGACCGAGCCAGGGCATCACGGGCGCCTGATCCTGATCGGAAAAATCGAGCTGGCGCAGACGGTGATCGACGTGCGGACTGCCCAGCCCACGGATCAGCTTCTGGCCCAGATAGTGCTCCTCGGTCGTCGCATAACCCGAGATCACGCCCGCCACACCGTCACCGCCGTGGCGCGCCGTGACGTCACGCAGGGCCTCCGCGGCCGCCGGCAATGCGACGTCCCAGTCGACCTCTTCCCAGATACCGTCGCACTTGATCAGCGGCAGCATGACCCGATCGTCGGCGTACAGCCCATGACAGCTGTAGCGATCCCGATCCGCGATCCAGGTCTCGTTGATCCGTTCGTTGTCGCGCGGGACGGCGCGCATGATGCGCCCGCGCCGCTGATGCATGAAGACATTCGAGCCGATGCTGTCGTGTGGCGAAACCGTCGGCTGCTGCAGCAGTTCCCACGGCCGGAAGGTATACCGCGCCGGCTTGTTCGTGAGTGCGCCCACCGGGCACAGATCGATGACGTTGCCCGACATCTCGGAACTGACGGTACGCCCGACATACGTGCCGATCCGCATCTCCTCACCGCGCCCGGTCGCCCCGAGCTCGCGGACGCCCGCGATCTCGGTGCCGAAACGGACACAGCGCGTGCAGTGGATGCAGCGGGTCATGTCGGTCGAAATCAAGGGGCCGAGGTCTTCGTCGGCGACGGCGCGTTTCGATTCCGTGAAGCGCGAGATCCCCTCGCCATAACCGAGCGCGACATCCTGCAGCTCGCACTCACCGCCCTGGTCGCACACCGGGCAATCAAGCGGGTGATTGATCAGCAGGAACTCCATGGTGCCCTGCTGGGCATCGAGCGCGCGCTCGGAACCGGTCCAGACCTTCATGCCGTCCGCAACCGGGGTCGCGCACGCGGGCAACGGCTTCGGCGCCTTCTCGACCTCGACCAGACACATCCGGCAGTTGGCCGCGATCGAGAGCTTGCGGTGATAACAGAACCGCGGCACGTCGATACCCGCCGCATCGGTCGCCTCGATCAGCATCGCCCCTTTGCGCACGCGCACCGGCTTGCCGTCGACCTCGATCTCGACCATCTCGACGTTCTGTTCCAGCGTTTCTTCCGTCATGAGCGTCTCGCTGCTGCCGGCACGCGATCAGGCCGCCTCGGAGGCGCGATCCGCGAGCACGCTCCGCCCGTGTTCGATGTAATACTCGAACTCCGGCCGGAAATGTTTCAGGAAACTGCGAACGGGCATTGCGGCCGCATCGCCGAGGGCACAGATCGTGCGTCCCTCGATACGGCGGGCGGCATGCTCCAGCCGCTCGAGATCGTCCATGACCGCCTCACCCCGAACGATACGCGTGAGCATCCGATACAGCCAGCCCGTGCCTTCCCGGCACGGCGTGCACTGACCACAGGACTCCGACATATAGAAACGTGAGATCCGCCGCAGCGCCTCAACCATATCCGTCGAGTCGTCCATCACGATCACCGCACCGGATCCGAGCATGGAGCCGACTTTGGTGATCGAATCGTAATCCATGTTCGCCTCGAGCATCGTCGCGCCCGGCACGACAGGCACCGACGACCCACCGGGGATCACCGCTTTCAGATCGCGGCCTCCCCGCACGCCACCGGCGAGTTCCAGCAGCTCACTGAACGGGGTGCCCATCGGGACCTCGAAATTTCCGGGTCGTTCGACGTGCCCCGAGACCGAGAAGATCTTGGTCCCCCCGGCGTTCTCCACCCCAAGCCCGGCAAACCAGTCACCGCCACGGCGCAATACCGTCGGCACCGAGGCGAGCGTCTCGGTGTTGTTGACCGTCGTCGGGCGGCCATAGACACCGTATTGGGCGGGGAACGGCGGTTTGAACCGCGGGAGCCCTTTCTTGCCCTCCAGCGATTCGAGCAGCGCGGTTTCCTCGCCGCAGATGTAGGCGCCGGCACCGAGCGCGTTATGCAGATCGAAATCGATCCCGCTGCCCTGGATATCCCGGCCGAGCCATCCGTGTTCATAGGCTTCGGCGAGTGCCTGCTCGCAGCGCCGGTACACCTCGTCACCGAACTCGCCGCGCAGGTAGTTGTAGCCGACCGTCGCCCCCATCACGAACCCGCCAATCGCCATGCCCTCGATCAGTGCGTGGGGATTCAGTGTCAGGAGGTCACGGTCCTTGCACGTGCCGGGCTCGGACTCGTCCGAGTTGCAGACGATGTACTTCTGCCCCGGTGCATTGCGCGGCATGAAGCTCCATTTGATGCCGACCGGGAACCCCGCGCCGCCGCGCCCGCGCAGGTTCGAGGTCTTGAGTTCGTCGATGATCGCCTCGGCGCTCAACTCGCCGCGGAGGACCCGCTGCCAGGCCTCATAGCCGCCGAGCTTGAGGTAGTTTTCATACGACCACGGCTCATCGAA harbors:
- the nuoI gene encoding NADH-quinone oxidoreductase subunit NuoI — protein: MSAISRFFKSFLLWELLKGMRLTGRNFFSRKVTIAYPEEKTPKSPRFRGLHALRRYPNGEERCIACKLCEAVCPALAITIESEERDDGTRRTTRYDIDLFKCIYCGLCEESCPVDSIVETSIHEYHFEQRGEQIITKPELLAIGDKYEEMIAADRALDAPYR
- the nuoH gene encoding NADH-quinone oxidoreductase subunit NuoH encodes the protein MIESIAAMWASLPEFVRVSLVIQGKILLIIIPVMLSVAYLTYAERRVIGYMQRRRGPNRVGYYGLLQPIADGLKLLSKEVILPTNANRFLFLLAPILSIGPSLAAWAVVPFAEGWILADIDAALLYVLALTGVGVYGVIIAGWASNSKYAFLGAMRSAAQMVAYEIAMGFALVGVLMAGGSLNLGAITQAQEGGLFSWFWLPLLPLFVVYFIAGVAETNRLPFDVAEGESEIVAGFHVEYSGMAFAIFFLAEYANMILIAALAGVMFLGGWQSPFPDGTDGVHWFLVKTAVVAFFYLWFRATFPRYRYDQVMRLGWKVFIPITIIWIFVEGVMAWFQVGPWSV
- the nuoG gene encoding NADH-quinone oxidoreductase subunit NuoG, with amino-acid sequence MTEETLEQNVEMVEIEVDGKPVRVRKGAMLIEATDAAGIDVPRFCYHRKLSIAANCRMCLVEVEKAPKPLPACATPVADGMKVWTGSERALDAQQGTMEFLLINHPLDCPVCDQGGECELQDVALGYGEGISRFTESKRAVADEDLGPLISTDMTRCIHCTRCVRFGTEIAGVRELGATGRGEEMRIGTYVGRTVSSEMSGNVIDLCPVGALTNKPARYTFRPWELLQQPTVSPHDSIGSNVFMHQRRGRIMRAVPRDNERINETWIADRDRYSCHGLYADDRVMLPLIKCDGIWEEVDWDVALPAAAEALRDVTARHGGDGVAGVISGYATTEEHYLGQKLIRGLGSPHVDHRLRQLDFSDQDQAPVMPWLGQSIEQLEKLDAALLVGSNVRKEQPLAAHRLRKAVIGHGARVSFLNARRFDWHFDVDREIAVRPDRMVASLAGIAAAVAERAGTELPRDLAPLAGKGVPDGEQRAVAEALVDGASSTVLLGSQALGHPELATLRRLAAAIAQMATARFGYLPEYGNAAGAWLAGCVPHRGPGGQAVDTAGATAADFWSSPKPGYLLLGVEPEFDSVDAAAAKAALDAAESVVAIAPFTSDAMLQYADIILPGTTFAETDGTFVNAEGLWQNFSAAGTPPGDSRPNWKILRVLGNELGIAGFEYHAAAEIRRELKERCREVTLDNTVPAGESLPETRSIDGLVRYGDVPMYSVDPLVRRSRPLQEAADAGQPAARVAPADAARLGLTDAERVTVRQGAQAGVLDLLVDVRIPEGCVWIPQGMEATGTLGPVFGGVELERA
- the nuoF gene encoding NADH-quinone oxidoreductase subunit NuoF, translated to MLDDASLNQVCYATLQFDEPWSYENYLKLGGYEAWQRVLRGELSAEAIIDELKTSNLRGRGGAGFPVGIKWSFMPRNAPGQKYIVCNSDESEPGTCKDRDLLTLNPHALIEGMAIGGFVMGATVGYNYLRGEFGDEVYRRCEQALAEAYEHGWLGRDIQGSGIDFDLHNALGAGAYICGEETALLESLEGKKGLPRFKPPFPAQYGVYGRPTTVNNTETLASVPTVLRRGGDWFAGLGVENAGGTKIFSVSGHVERPGNFEVPMGTPFSELLELAGGVRGGRDLKAVIPGGSSVPVVPGATMLEANMDYDSITKVGSMLGSGAVIVMDDSTDMVEALRRISRFYMSESCGQCTPCREGTGWLYRMLTRIVRGEAVMDDLERLEHAARRIEGRTICALGDAAAMPVRSFLKHFRPEFEYYIEHGRSVLADRASEAA